From Streptomonospora salina, the proteins below share one genomic window:
- a CDS encoding methyltransferase domain-containing protein — MEVKGGGDVPPMQGNRQAVTAIRRAFAAVDRARFIPDRIWPVALGPPLDRTDNPQEWADLVYSDESIVTQVDDGRSGGIGRPSSSSSSPAVMAEMLEALDARPGDRVLEIGTGTGYNAAVLTELVGGSGSVTTSEVDPVVADRARANLNTVDALAAVVTGDGQHGYAPGAPYDRVIATCSVTRIPSPWIAQAAEGAVIVAPWKPSAELPGGFLTRLTVEDGVAAGRFVGHTSFMMLRAHRWQGGAPHDLDGAPDVATRFKGDPREVVLDEDTGPALALTVPGWRGGIRVYEPGGDQYVWLSATTGPSWARLHGDGRVEQGGPRRLWDELIEAHRRWVGDDRPGVTDYGLSVDAAGAHRVWLGTPHGPSWTHRGRVALGGDGVA; from the coding sequence ATGGAAGTCAAAGGAGGCGGTGACGTGCCCCCGATGCAAGGGAACCGGCAAGCAGTGACTGCCATCCGGCGCGCATTCGCCGCGGTCGATCGAGCACGCTTCATCCCCGACCGCATCTGGCCCGTTGCGCTCGGCCCGCCCTTGGACCGAACCGATAACCCCCAGGAGTGGGCCGACCTCGTGTACTCCGACGAATCCATCGTCACTCAGGTCGACGATGGTCGGAGCGGCGGTATAGGGCGGCCGTCCTCGTCGTCGTCCTCGCCGGCGGTCATGGCGGAGATGTTGGAAGCGTTGGACGCGCGTCCCGGAGACCGGGTGCTGGAGATTGGAACGGGAACCGGCTATAACGCCGCGGTACTGACCGAGTTGGTCGGTGGGTCCGGATCGGTCACCACCAGCGAGGTCGATCCCGTGGTAGCCGACCGGGCCCGTGCCAATCTGAACACTGTGGACGCCCTTGCGGCGGTGGTCACCGGCGACGGCCAGCACGGATACGCACCAGGCGCCCCCTACGACCGGGTCATAGCGACGTGCTCGGTGACGCGCATCCCATCCCCGTGGATCGCCCAAGCGGCCGAGGGCGCGGTGATCGTGGCGCCGTGGAAACCGTCTGCCGAGCTTCCCGGTGGATTTCTTACCCGGCTTACGGTCGAGGATGGCGTGGCGGCAGGGAGGTTCGTCGGGCACACGTCGTTCATGATGCTGCGCGCTCACCGCTGGCAGGGTGGGGCACCCCACGACCTCGACGGCGCCCCTGACGTGGCAACGCGTTTCAAGGGTGACCCTCGCGAGGTAGTGCTCGACGAGGACACCGGTCCCGCGCTCGCGTTGACGGTACCCGGGTGGCGGGGAGGGATCCGGGTCTATGAGCCCGGTGGTGACCAGTACGTATGGTTGTCGGCGACGACCGGACCGTCGTGGGCGCGGCTGCACGGTGATGGGCGCGTTGAGCAGGGCGGGCCGCGACGGTTGTGGGACGAGTTGATCGAGGCCCACCGGCGATGGGTCGGTGACGACCGGCCGGGCGTCACCGACTACGGGCTCAGCGTCGATGCAGCAGGGGCGCACCGGGTGTGGCTGGGGACCCCGCACGGTCCGTCGTGGACGCACAGGGGGCGGGTCGCGCTCGGCGGTGATGGCGTCGCTTGA
- a CDS encoding aminotransferase class IV family protein produces MAQLNGAPATLSELQTLALVNYGHFTSMRVDDQHVRGLSHHLDRLVKDCRKVFGAELDRERVQRFVREAVADEGGPFVVRVTIFDPALEMGHPGSDAEPHVLVTTRPAAALPPSPMRAQSAVYTRDMPLVKHIGLFGQLRHRRTAQRSGFDDAVFTDSSGFVSEGATWNIAFFDGENVVWPDAEVLPGVTMRLLQQVHEQTITAPVNLTNLDGIQAAFATNTSVGVRPVTAIDGTEFPSDHPVFTELRKEYEEIPPERL; encoded by the coding sequence ATGGCACAACTCAACGGGGCGCCGGCCACTCTCAGCGAGCTACAGACACTCGCGCTGGTCAACTACGGGCACTTCACGTCCATGCGCGTGGACGACCAGCACGTTCGGGGACTTTCACACCATCTGGACCGACTCGTCAAGGACTGCCGGAAGGTGTTCGGTGCCGAACTTGACCGCGAGCGTGTGCAGCGCTTCGTTCGGGAGGCTGTAGCGGACGAGGGCGGCCCGTTCGTCGTTCGGGTCACCATCTTCGACCCCGCGTTGGAAATGGGGCACCCCGGGAGCGACGCTGAACCGCACGTGCTCGTGACCACTAGACCGGCCGCAGCACTCCCGCCATCACCGATGCGCGCCCAGAGCGCCGTCTACACCCGCGATATGCCGTTGGTGAAGCACATCGGATTGTTCGGTCAGCTCCGCCACCGCCGCACCGCGCAGCGCAGTGGATTCGATGACGCGGTGTTCACCGACTCATCCGGATTCGTCTCCGAAGGCGCGACCTGGAACATAGCTTTCTTCGACGGCGAAAACGTCGTGTGGCCCGATGCGGAAGTTCTTCCCGGCGTCACGATGCGGCTACTCCAGCAGGTACACGAGCAGACGATCACCGCGCCCGTGAACCTGACGAACCTCGACGGCATACAAGCGGCATTCGCCACCAACACGAGCGTCGGCGTCCGCCCGGTGACCGCTATCGACGGGACCGAGTTCCCGAGCGATCACCCTGTATTCACCGAATTGCGCAAGGAATACGAGGAGATCCCCCCGGAACGACTCTGA
- a CDS encoding SUMF1/EgtB/PvdO family nonheme iron enzyme — protein sequence MATPTIKIWSGREVRALREAKRMSIRAFAGHLGVSERMVSKWEKHGEEIHPRPVNQQALDTSLAASGADVAARFENLIGPLDAKPQTDAEPKEPARADSAPLPVNEPHQVRHPVDGKLMALVEAGVYLAGDNNEPVFLPSFYIDVFPTTNADYSRFIAATDHPTPQHWDDGKPPAESNDHPVVFVTWKDAAAYASWSAKALPTAQQWEKAARGARGDVYPWGSQRTPAKCNVRESGLRATTPVNRYHSGVSPYGIYDMCGNTWEWCSTESEPDRYELKGSAFTSPFFRATPSAFNDATVTMKDDDTGFRCTTPEETMKELLRRTKSS from the coding sequence ATGGCCACCCCGACCATCAAGATATGGTCCGGCCGTGAGGTCCGCGCACTTCGCGAGGCAAAGAGGATGAGCATTCGCGCATTTGCGGGCCACCTCGGCGTGAGCGAACGCATGGTGTCGAAGTGGGAGAAACACGGCGAGGAGATTCACCCTCGTCCGGTGAATCAGCAAGCCTTGGACACCTCGCTAGCGGCATCCGGTGCAGACGTTGCAGCTCGATTCGAAAACTTGATAGGCCCGCTCGACGCCAAGCCCCAGACCGACGCGGAGCCCAAGGAACCGGCCCGCGCGGACTCCGCTCCCCTGCCGGTGAACGAGCCCCATCAAGTGCGGCACCCGGTAGACGGAAAGCTCATGGCCTTGGTGGAGGCCGGTGTCTACCTCGCAGGTGATAACAACGAGCCGGTGTTCCTACCTTCGTTCTATATCGACGTCTTCCCGACGACCAATGCCGATTACTCGCGATTCATCGCCGCAACGGATCATCCGACACCGCAGCACTGGGACGACGGAAAACCGCCGGCCGAATCGAACGACCATCCCGTCGTGTTCGTCACATGGAAGGACGCGGCGGCATACGCGAGCTGGTCGGCGAAGGCCTTACCCACGGCTCAGCAGTGGGAGAAGGCCGCACGCGGCGCCCGAGGCGACGTCTACCCATGGGGCAGCCAGCGCACCCCCGCCAAGTGCAACGTCAGGGAGAGCGGACTCCGCGCCACGACGCCCGTCAACCGCTACCACAGCGGCGTCAGCCCCTACGGCATCTACGACATGTGCGGCAACACCTGGGAATGGTGCTCCACGGAGTCCGAGCCGGACCGCTACGAACTCAAGGGAAGCGCTTTTACAAGTCCATTTTTCCGAGCCACGCCTTCAGCGTTTAATGATGCTACCGTAACCATGAAGGATGACGATACGGGCTTCAGATGCACGACACCGGAAGAGACGATGAAGGAACTTCTGCGGCGAACAAAAAGCTCGTAG
- a CDS encoding ATP-dependent nuclease: MINNIRFRNFRAFETFSVTLRKKNCLVGVNSAGKSTVLTSLRLADACLRSARTRTASQYPRGDIQVYGSPIPVRDFETLNESVRHNFLNNDTNFEVRWSSGAIFRAAWPPQKEDSQARQEPFFCLYDSNGTNVRSFKKFVDSHDTIGIVPTLSPIEHEEGILSEKYVRANHSSRLSSRHFRNQLYQLVNNGKWEGFVEFCTPWIPELELREPVLNYSGSDVTIDVYYREQGSRFEKELVWAGDGIQIWLQILLHVYRNFESSTLVFDEPEVFLHADLQRRLVRLIDNLSSQVLLASHSSEILAETDTRAIIWIDKNQKKGIRTPTDDVLSDLTASLGTAYNLSLARALRAQAVLFVEGNDSRILRILSRKMQHVNLERETSLAVIPMGGYSNWPNTEHFKWLIDDFLQRSIKSMILLDRDYRTDDQVSSTSEQLNQIFDSVHIWHCKEIENYLIIPEVISRVSGADFDDIREYIDSESEGMKSRVFARMLEQKTLNEKSASNHAVSISEEFHRSFPHAWSDPTYRVSVCPPKDLLSGINKHLQSNRKKTVSFEKIAHNIRAKEIPLEMRNVLQQIEDLS, encoded by the coding sequence ATGATCAACAATATTCGATTTCGCAACTTCAGGGCATTTGAAACTTTCTCAGTAACCTTGAGAAAGAAAAACTGCCTAGTTGGAGTCAACAGCGCAGGGAAGAGTACCGTACTCACTTCCCTTCGGTTAGCCGACGCATGCCTAAGATCCGCTCGCACTAGGACCGCGTCTCAATACCCGCGGGGAGACATCCAGGTCTACGGAAGCCCAATTCCCGTTCGAGATTTTGAAACCTTAAACGAAAGCGTCCGCCACAATTTCTTGAATAATGATACAAACTTTGAAGTAAGGTGGTCTTCCGGTGCAATATTCCGGGCAGCGTGGCCTCCTCAGAAAGAAGATTCTCAAGCACGACAGGAACCTTTTTTCTGCCTATACGACTCAAACGGCACCAATGTGCGGTCGTTTAAGAAATTCGTCGACTCGCATGACACGATAGGGATAGTTCCGACACTTTCCCCGATTGAACACGAAGAGGGTATTCTAAGTGAAAAATACGTAAGGGCAAACCACTCTTCGAGACTTAGCAGTCGCCACTTCAGGAATCAACTTTATCAACTTGTAAACAATGGAAAATGGGAGGGATTTGTAGAGTTCTGCACACCGTGGATCCCAGAGCTTGAGCTAAGAGAACCGGTGCTCAACTATTCGGGATCCGATGTCACCATTGATGTCTATTACCGTGAACAGGGCAGTAGGTTTGAGAAAGAATTAGTGTGGGCTGGGGATGGTATCCAAATATGGCTCCAGATCCTTTTGCATGTATACAGAAATTTCGAGTCTTCTACCCTGGTTTTCGATGAGCCCGAAGTGTTTCTCCATGCAGATCTTCAAAGACGACTTGTCAGGTTAATAGATAACTTGAGCAGCCAAGTCCTGTTGGCAAGTCACTCAAGTGAGATCCTTGCTGAGACGGACACTCGCGCCATAATTTGGATTGACAAAAACCAAAAGAAGGGCATTCGTACACCCACAGACGACGTTCTCTCCGACTTGACGGCATCGCTAGGAACAGCCTACAACCTCAGCTTAGCACGAGCTCTACGCGCGCAAGCAGTCCTCTTTGTCGAAGGCAATGATTCGCGCATTCTACGAATTCTATCCCGGAAGATGCAACACGTAAACCTTGAACGAGAAACATCGTTGGCTGTAATTCCAATGGGCGGCTATTCAAATTGGCCTAACACTGAGCATTTCAAATGGCTTATCGATGATTTTCTTCAGCGTTCCATTAAAAGTATGATTCTATTGGATCGCGACTACAGAACAGATGACCAAGTATCCAGTACTTCGGAACAGCTAAATCAAATATTTGACAGTGTTCATATCTGGCACTGCAAAGAGATCGAGAATTACCTCATTATCCCTGAGGTCATCTCGAGAGTTTCAGGGGCAGACTTTGACGACATACGTGAATATATAGACTCAGAATCAGAAGGCATGAAATCCCGAGTTTTCGCTCGGATGTTGGAGCAAAAGACATTAAATGAGAAATCCGCATCGAACCACGCGGTGTCCATCTCAGAAGAATTTCATAGATCATTCCCACATGCCTGGAGTGATCCTACGTACCGTGTATCCGTTTGCCCTCCCAAGGATCTATTGTCAGGAATCAACAAACACCTTCAGAGCAACCGGAAAAAGACGGTATCCTTTGAAAAAATTGCTCACAATATTCGAGCGAAAGAAATTCCGCTTGAGATGCGAAACGTACTCCAGCAGATTGAAGATCTTTCTTAG
- a CDS encoding SbtR family transcriptional regulator produces MPGKPDQPGLLKQGLAGSIAQILSAPSEPSVRQPILDALALLMTHAQADGALRDDVTVHDVLLILKENAGVIANSPRTGGGSAATVRRTGAA; encoded by the coding sequence ATGCCGGGCAAGCCCGATCAACCAGGGCTTCTTAAACAGGGCCTAGCCGGATCCATCGCGCAGATCCTGTCCGCCCCATCCGAGCCGTCGGTCCGCCAACCGATCCTCGACGCCCTCGCGCTGTTGATGACACACGCACAAGCCGACGGCGCCCTGCGAGATGACGTGACTGTCCATGATGTGCTGCTGATCCTCAAGGAGAATGCCGGGGTCATCGCCAACTCCCCCCGGACAGGAGGCGGAAGCGCCGCGACGGTTCGTCGAACTGGCGCTGCGTAG
- a CDS encoding IS5 family transposase, with amino-acid sequence MARVPIGGRKDLTDKQWRALKPLLPPRPAGGRPPTWTRRQLLDGIRWRTRAGVPWRDVPERYGHWQSVYHLLRSWQRAGIWALIAAKLRAWTDAAGLIGWTVAVDSTTCRAHPHAAGARRRPGRQAEPPGDEPGDHALGRSRGGFSTKLHLAGEQHRKPLSVVLTAGQRGDSPQFARVLERIRVARSGPGRPRIRPERVLADKAYSSRANRAYLRRRKIPATIAEPRDQRCHRKAKGSAGGRPPRVDRQAYKQRHVVECGIGRLKQFRAVATRFDKLALRYEATIQVAVIDIWLRDLAATPS; translated from the coding sequence GTGGCCAGGGTACCGATCGGAGGACGTAAAGACCTGACCGACAAGCAGTGGCGGGCCCTGAAACCGCTGCTGCCCCCGCGACCCGCAGGCGGGAGGCCGCCGACATGGACGCGGCGCCAACTGCTGGACGGCATCCGCTGGCGCACCCGCGCCGGTGTGCCCTGGCGCGACGTGCCCGAACGCTACGGCCATTGGCAGTCGGTCTACCATCTGCTGCGGAGCTGGCAGCGCGCCGGGATCTGGGCGCTGATCGCGGCCAAGCTGCGGGCCTGGACCGATGCCGCCGGGCTCATCGGCTGGACGGTCGCGGTCGACTCCACCACCTGCCGTGCCCACCCCCACGCCGCCGGGGCGCGCCGCCGTCCCGGCCGCCAGGCCGAGCCGCCCGGCGACGAACCCGGCGACCACGCGCTGGGGCGTTCGCGCGGCGGGTTCTCCACCAAGCTCCACCTGGCCGGAGAGCAGCACCGCAAACCGCTGTCGGTGGTATTGACGGCGGGCCAGCGCGGTGACAGCCCGCAGTTCGCGCGGGTTCTGGAGCGCATCCGTGTGGCCCGCTCCGGGCCGGGGCGCCCGCGTATTCGGCCCGAGCGGGTGTTGGCCGACAAGGCCTACTCCTCGCGGGCCAACCGGGCCTACCTGCGGCGGCGCAAGATCCCGGCGACCATCGCCGAGCCCCGCGACCAGCGGTGCCATCGCAAGGCGAAGGGGTCGGCGGGCGGCCGGCCGCCGAGGGTGGACCGACAGGCGTATAAGCAGCGCCACGTGGTGGAGTGCGGGATCGGGCGGCTCAAGCAGTTCCGTGCTGTGGCCACCCGCTTCGACAAGCTCGCCCTGCGCTACGAGGCCACGATCCAGGTCGCCGTGATCGACATCTGGCTGCGCGACCTCGCAGCGACACCTTCTTAA
- a CDS encoding LCP family protein has product MSTGGWVACVLTALLIAGSLSAYSAYYSITGNIDTAQVDTDGWDRPTDIEGIHNILIMGADVRTGENAEYGKVAGIRPDVTAVASFNADNGAVTLVNLPRDLMVDIPRCDPAGEDFPGTPGRFDQINHAMAYGGASCQWKTVEELTGVHLDHFTLVDFVGFKDIVNTIGGVPMCIPEPIDDPKAKLHLEAGEQVLDGEQALGLARSRDSTEFGSDLGRIDNQQRMMGSIVRTVTGGDTLSRPTTVYDFLGAVTDSLRTDDEFTVEAMADLAIAMRDVDLDRISFVTPPVVEYPQNENKVVLKERPASELFEAVAAGEVLPGEAEEEKEDGSDDDGGDGGSGEGDGGVDPADVSVSVLNNTARSGLGAETGDALGALGFTVADVGNPVARFPEATTVYHGPGRKPRAEALSAVLGAAATEEVAGMSGGVELVIADDWAGVEGGGAAGEGSSASAESAGDEEQDTSVAEELGGTTAATDEKARTCD; this is encoded by the coding sequence ATGTCCACCGGCGGCTGGGTCGCCTGCGTGCTGACCGCCCTGCTCATCGCGGGCAGCCTGAGCGCCTATTCGGCCTACTACAGCATCACGGGCAACATCGACACCGCCCAGGTGGACACCGACGGATGGGACCGGCCCACAGACATCGAGGGCATCCACAACATCCTGATCATGGGCGCGGACGTGCGAACCGGCGAGAACGCCGAATACGGAAAGGTCGCGGGCATCCGCCCCGACGTGACCGCCGTCGCCAGCTTCAACGCCGACAACGGCGCGGTCACACTGGTCAATCTGCCGCGCGACCTGATGGTCGACATCCCCCGGTGCGATCCCGCAGGAGAGGACTTCCCCGGTACCCCCGGCCGCTTCGACCAGATCAACCACGCCATGGCCTACGGCGGCGCGTCCTGCCAGTGGAAGACGGTCGAGGAACTGACCGGCGTCCATCTGGACCATTTCACGCTCGTGGATTTCGTCGGTTTCAAGGACATCGTGAACACGATCGGCGGCGTGCCGATGTGCATCCCGGAGCCCATCGACGACCCCAAGGCCAAGCTGCACCTGGAGGCCGGCGAACAGGTCCTCGACGGCGAGCAGGCTCTGGGACTGGCGCGTAGCCGAGACAGCACGGAGTTCGGCAGCGACCTGGGCCGGATCGACAACCAGCAGCGGATGATGGGCTCCATCGTGCGCACGGTGACCGGTGGGGACACCCTGTCCCGTCCCACGACCGTGTACGACTTCCTCGGCGCCGTCACCGACTCGCTGAGGACCGACGACGAGTTCACGGTCGAGGCGATGGCCGATCTCGCGATCGCGATGCGGGATGTGGACCTGGACCGGATCTCCTTCGTGACTCCGCCCGTCGTGGAGTATCCGCAGAACGAGAACAAGGTCGTCCTGAAGGAGCGGCCGGCCTCCGAGCTGTTCGAGGCCGTCGCGGCGGGCGAGGTCCTGCCCGGGGAAGCGGAGGAGGAGAAGGAGGACGGCTCCGACGACGACGGCGGCGATGGCGGGTCCGGAGAGGGCGACGGCGGCGTCGACCCGGCGGATGTGTCGGTGAGCGTGCTGAACAATACGGCGCGATCGGGTCTGGGGGCCGAGACCGGCGACGCGCTGGGCGCGCTGGGCTTCACCGTGGCCGACGTCGGCAACCCGGTCGCGCGCTTCCCGGAGGCGACCACCGTCTACCACGGTCCGGGCCGGAAACCCCGGGCCGAGGCGCTTTCCGCGGTCCTCGGGGCGGCGGCGACGGAGGAGGTCGCGGGCATGAGCGGCGGTGTCGAACTCGTCATCGCCGACGACTGGGCGGGCGTCGAGGGCGGTGGCGCAGCCGGCGAGGGCTCGTCGGCCTCTGCAGAAAGCGCGGGGGACGAGGAACAGGACACCTCGGTCGCCGAGGAGCTGGGCGGCACGACGGCCGCCACCGACGAGAAGGCCCGCACCTGCGATTGA
- a CDS encoding nucleotidyltransferase domain-containing protein, whose protein sequence is MDDRGLAADGTVAREGALDRVPAAFTPVVDAARARIAAAFSGGRLHSAYLYGSVPRGSAIPGVSDLDMLIALRDEPADADLATAKAIGAELDRGFPQIQGAGILVDGTRALLSERERYDDGFFVACLCTPLLGEDLARYLPRYRPTGRIARDTNGDLAAVLMRWSARAAESTTADARLALSRTVARRIVRTGFTLIMPAWGGWTSDLYRSAALFGHYYPERSRQMRIAAATARTPTSDPEVIGMLIDDLGPWLAAEHTAVHGAKKPHR, encoded by the coding sequence ATGGACGATCGGGGACTCGCTGCGGACGGAACCGTCGCTCGGGAAGGCGCCCTGGACCGCGTGCCCGCAGCGTTCACCCCCGTCGTCGACGCCGCTCGGGCTCGTATCGCCGCGGCGTTCTCCGGCGGCCGGCTCCACAGCGCCTATCTCTACGGCAGCGTCCCCCGCGGCAGCGCGATACCCGGTGTATCCGATCTCGATATGCTGATCGCCCTCCGCGACGAGCCCGCCGACGCCGATCTCGCGACCGCGAAGGCGATCGGGGCGGAACTCGATCGCGGCTTCCCGCAGATCCAGGGAGCCGGGATCCTGGTGGACGGCACCCGAGCCCTGCTCAGCGAACGCGAACGCTACGACGACGGCTTTTTCGTCGCGTGCCTGTGCACGCCGCTGCTCGGCGAAGACCTCGCCCGGTACTTGCCGCGGTACCGTCCCACCGGCCGGATCGCCCGCGACACCAACGGCGACCTCGCTGCCGTGCTCATGCGGTGGAGCGCGCGCGCCGCCGAATCCACGACCGCCGATGCACGGCTCGCGCTGTCCCGCACCGTCGCCCGGCGCATCGTCCGCACGGGGTTCACCCTGATCATGCCCGCTTGGGGCGGCTGGACCAGCGACCTTTACCGCTCGGCGGCCCTGTTCGGCCACTACTACCCGGAGCGTTCGCGGCAGATGCGGATCGCCGCCGCCACCGCCCGCACGCCCACGAGCGATCCCGAGGTCATCGGTATGCTCATCGACGACCTGGGGCCGTGGCTCGCCGCCGAACACACCGCCGTGCACGGTGCGAAGAAGCCGCACCGGTAA
- a CDS encoding SAM-dependent methyltransferase has protein sequence MDPTVPSPARLYDYFLGGKNNYAADREAAEQMLSVFPEIRMWARANRAFMARAVETMCDRGVDQFLDIGAGLPAESPVHEVARRHRPGARVVYVDHDPMVRVHAEALLADRPAVTGVVQADMRDPEAVVGHPAVTERLDLSRPVGLLLVAMLHFLDDEQEPYALVGRYLERLPAGSYVAISHAEKDTHPERAEEIEKLYPSTGSSGRIRTRAEIRRFFDGLTLLEPGVVHLADWRPRSDEPHYEPEQVWAVCGVGRWDGAET, from the coding sequence GTGGATCCCACGGTTCCCAGCCCCGCCCGGCTCTACGACTATTTCCTCGGAGGTAAGAACAACTACGCCGCCGATCGCGAGGCAGCCGAGCAGATGCTGTCCGTGTTCCCCGAGATCCGCATGTGGGCCCGCGCCAACCGGGCCTTCATGGCCAGGGCCGTGGAGACGATGTGCGACCGGGGCGTCGACCAGTTCCTGGACATCGGGGCCGGCCTGCCCGCCGAAAGCCCGGTGCACGAGGTGGCCCGCCGCCACCGTCCCGGCGCCCGTGTCGTCTACGTCGACCACGATCCGATGGTGCGCGTGCACGCTGAAGCGCTTCTGGCCGACCGGCCCGCCGTCACCGGGGTCGTCCAGGCCGACATGCGCGACCCCGAAGCGGTCGTCGGCCACCCCGCGGTGACCGAGCGCCTGGATCTCTCCCGACCGGTCGGGCTGCTGCTGGTGGCGATGCTGCACTTCCTCGACGACGAACAGGAACCCTACGCACTCGTGGGGCGCTACCTGGAGCGGTTGCCCGCCGGGTCGTATGTGGCCATCAGCCACGCCGAGAAGGACACCCACCCCGAGCGGGCCGAAGAGATCGAGAAGCTCTACCCGTCGACCGGTTCCTCCGGCCGGATCCGCACCCGGGCCGAGATCCGCCGCTTCTTCGACGGCCTCACCCTGCTGGAACCGGGCGTGGTCCACCTCGCCGACTGGCGCCCCCGCTCCGACGAGCCGCACTACGAACCCGAGCAGGTCTGGGCCGTCTGCGGCGTAGGCCGCTGGGACGGGGCCGAAACGTGA
- a CDS encoding PH domain-containing protein: MADEELRPDIRAARERLSYRPNREIAALADHLRDGEQVSRLAGGRYEDSAGLLALTNRRLLFIDEERGAEAAQTFDLERISSVRWQSGIMSGEITVDASGAGAAFDKVLKDDGKALVDAVDNAVAGGTPPAAQVAAPPPAAFEQHQPQAPADPLPQVPSSELVRILRDRGVLTPDEFTHVVQRL, translated from the coding sequence ATGGCCGACGAGGAGCTGCGACCGGACATCCGCGCCGCGCGGGAGCGCTTGAGCTACCGCCCCAACCGGGAGATCGCGGCGCTCGCCGACCACCTCCGGGACGGCGAACAGGTCTCCCGCCTCGCGGGCGGGCGGTACGAGGACTCGGCGGGCCTGCTCGCCCTGACGAACCGGCGGCTGCTGTTCATCGACGAAGAGCGGGGGGCCGAAGCCGCGCAGACGTTCGATCTGGAGCGGATCTCGTCCGTGCGGTGGCAGAGCGGGATCATGTCGGGGGAGATCACCGTCGACGCGTCCGGGGCCGGCGCCGCCTTCGACAAGGTGCTCAAGGACGACGGCAAAGCGCTGGTCGACGCCGTCGACAACGCCGTCGCAGGCGGCACGCCCCCGGCGGCGCAGGTGGCCGCGCCGCCGCCGGCGGCTTTCGAGCAGCACCAGCCGCAGGCGCCTGCCGACCCGCTGCCGCAGGTGCCGTCGTCGGAACTCGTGCGTATCCTGCGCGACCGCGGCGTCCTCACCCCCGACGAGTTCACCCACGTCGTGCAGCGGCTGTAA
- a CDS encoding N-acetylmuramoyl-L-alanine amidase: MSQVHIIERPQWGARAPRSRDYVPWDARTEFVVHHSAGPPSQTVRSIQDFHLDGRGWSDVGYNLLVDDDGNAYEGRGWLVVGAHAVGHNTSGIGVCYIGQDNPAPEAKATIRALYDEACATAGRTLEPKGHRDVNETSCPGDHLHTWVHDGMPADGLDGGDEMSLINLKKGDGASTGKEEHVIALQALIERAGVELAEYGVDGDYGDETAEAFRRVRESVGSKALEGYGDRVSGWGYAQLMQAVARHQD; the protein is encoded by the coding sequence ATGTCACAGGTCCACATCATCGAACGGCCCCAGTGGGGGGCGCGCGCTCCGCGCAGCCGGGACTACGTCCCGTGGGACGCGCGCACGGAGTTCGTCGTGCACCATTCCGCCGGGCCGCCCTCGCAGACGGTGCGCTCGATCCAGGACTTCCACTTGGACGGCCGCGGCTGGTCCGACGTGGGCTACAACCTGCTCGTCGACGACGACGGCAACGCTTATGAGGGCCGCGGTTGGCTCGTCGTCGGCGCCCACGCCGTCGGCCACAACACCTCGGGCATCGGGGTCTGCTACATCGGCCAGGACAACCCGGCCCCGGAGGCCAAGGCCACGATCCGCGCGCTGTACGACGAGGCGTGCGCGACGGCGGGGCGGACGCTGGAGCCCAAGGGCCACCGCGACGTCAACGAGACCAGCTGCCCCGGCGACCACCTGCACACCTGGGTCCACGACGGCATGCCCGCAGACGGGCTCGACGGAGGAGACGAGATGTCTTTGATCAACCTCAAGAAGGGCGACGGCGCGTCTACGGGCAAGGAGGAGCACGTGATCGCGCTGCAGGCGCTCATCGAGCGCGCCGGGGTCGAGCTGGCCGAGTACGGCGTCGACGGCGACTACGGCGACGAGACCGCCGAAGCGTTCCGGCGGGTGCGCGAGAGCGTCGGGTCCAAGGCGCTGGAGGGCTACGGCGACCGTGTCAGCGGCTGGGGCTACGCCCAGCTCATGCAGGCGGTGGCCCGCCACCAGGACTGA